The following coding sequences lie in one Arachis hypogaea cultivar Tifrunner chromosome 9, arahy.Tifrunner.gnm2.J5K5, whole genome shotgun sequence genomic window:
- the LOC112710848 gene encoding disease resistance protein RPV1-like translates to MEIDEAKFLCSYGGEINPRGRNNKLAYVGGTNKLLYVDCRIDFTAMVAEISSLFDGACNGDYFFKYQVPGSDDLNALVSVTNDRDLHNMMLVFDQLYRDSPRLPRMRLFLFPNPNKPLDSVKPDSNGLSSNLWKHDVFISCRGKDTLTGFTSHLVKALNQKHIKTFIGDELHKGDCISDSLTRAIDNSSISIAILSENVVTSSWCVDELLKIMECGRKVIPVFYGVDPSDVRKQLVSFNEKFKSHLQSNINDLLKWMDALAKVADLEGWDSCSCRDDFELVEKIVKDVLRKLNNPCLPKDIKGVVGINKNLEKLELLLSSVPDEQTGIIGICGMAGIGKTTVVKKLFEKHSYRYEGSCFLEGVLERLEKYGQEIDELCNQLHSKLLEGKDFPNSMADTNSAKCCLCRQRSFIVLDDVGSSKQLEYLVGDLQCYGAGSRIIVITRNKSVLEKRVEKIYKMEVLDFQDSLTLFSLNAFNQNYPKTGYQELSWKAVTYCKGVPLNLKVLGSFLHSKSETEWDSALQKLEKNPNASIQNVLRLSYDGSDYQQNHIVLDIATFFKGEQKEQRIDVLISSLLDEALLAIYEHFELLQDLNKKWGGESLVRNLSRILKIIAICGVLVIIVMFWKTARYRT, encoded by the exons ATGGAGATCGACGAAGCAAAGTTCCTCTGCAGCTACGGCGGCGAGATCAATCCCCGCGGCCGCAACAACAAGCTCGCCTACGTCGGTGGCACCAATAAACTTCTTTATGTTGACTGTAGAATTGACTTCACAGCCATGGTTGCCGAAATCTCCAGCCTCTTTGACGGCGCCTGCAACGGCGATTACTTCTTCAAATACCAAGTCCCCGGCAGCGATGACCTCAATGCTCTAGTCTCCGTCACCAACGACAGAGACCTCCACAACATGATGCTCGTGTTCGATCAACTCTACCGCGATTCTCCTAGACTCCCCCGCATGAGACTATTCCTCTTCCCAAACCCTAACAAACCTCTCGATTCGGTTAAGCCAGACTCTAATGGGCTATCTTCGAATCTTTGGAAGCATGATGTGTTTATCAGCTGTAGAGGGAAGGACACTCTTACCGGATTCACTTCCCATCTTGTCAAAGCTCTGAATCAAAAACATATAAAAACCTTCATTGGTGATGAGCTTCACAAAGGGGATTGCATCTCGGATTCTCTTACAAGAGCTATTGACAATTCGTCTATATCTATTGCGATCTTGTCAGAGAATGTTGTTACCTCAAGTTGGTGCGTCGATGAGTTATTGAAAATAATGGAGTGCGGGAGGAAAGTTATACCTGTGTTTTATGGTGTGGATCCATCTGATGTACGAAAGCAGCTAGTAAGTTTCAATGAAAAATTCAAGTCTCACTTGCAGAGTAACATTAACGATCTTCTGAAATGGATGGATGCTCTCGCCAAAGTTGCGGATTTAGAAGGCTGGGATTCCTGCTCTTGTAG GGACGACTTTGAACTTGTTGAAAAGATTGTCAAGGATGTTTTGCGAAAGCTGAATAATCCTTGCCTGCCTAAGGATATCAAGGGTGTAGTTGGTATTAATAAAAATCTTGAAAAGTTAGAATTGTTATTAAGTTCGGTTCCTGATGAACAAACTGGAATAATCGGGATTTGTGGGATGGCAGGAATAGGCAAGACGACTGTAGTGAAGAAATTATTTGAGAAACATTCTTATCGGTATGAAGGTTCCTGTTTCTTAGAAGGTGTTCTGGAAAGATTGGAAAAGTATGGGCAGGAGATAGATGAGTTGTGTAATCAACTTCACTCCAAGTTGTTAGAAGGAAAAGACTTCCCAAATAGCATGGCAGATACAAATTCTGCAAAGTGCTGTCTCTGCAGACAAAGAAGTTTCATAGTTCTTGATGATGTGGGTAGTTCAAAGCAATTAGAATACCTAGTTGGAGACCTTCAATGCTATGGTGCAGGAAGTAGAATAATTGTAATTACAAGGAACAAGAGTGTGCTGGAAAAAAGAGTTGAAAAAATTTATAAGATGGAGGTGTTAGATTTTCAAGATTCCCTTACTCTGTTTAGCTTGAATGCATTCAATCAAAATTATCCAAAAACGGGATACCAAGAGCTATCATGGAAAGCAGTTACCTATTGCAAAGGTGTCCcgttaaatttaaaagtattggGTTCTTTTCTTCATTCCAAGAGTGAAACTGAATGGGATAGTGCGCTGCAAAAACTCGAGAAGAATCCTAATGCATCAATTCAAAATGTGTTAAGATTGAGTTATGATGGGTCAGATTATCAGCAGAATCACATTGTTTTAGACATTGCAACATTTTTTAAGGGAGAGCAAAAAGAACAGAGAATTGATGTATTAATAAGTTCCCTTCTTGATGAGGCTCTATTAGCTATATATGAACATTTTGAGTTGTTGCAGGATTTGAACAAGAAATGGGGAGGGGAATCATTAGTCAGAAATCTATCAAGAATCCTGAAAATCATAGCCATTTGTGGGGTTTTGGTGATAATTGTGATGTTTTGGAAAACAGCAAGGTATCGGACATAA
- the LOC140175106 gene encoding uncharacterized protein, giving the protein MVKTARVGTGLVKRILVDTGADSNIVFRNVFDALGLRDADLTTHQHGVIGLSDHFIKPDGVISLPVSVGQGQGRRSIMAEFVVLRDSTAYSIILGRKMINDVEAVINTKLLEMKFVADDGSVGSIKGDLETAVACDNASLSLRKKSKEASGVFLVDLDTRVDDKPRSEPEGDLEKFKVSDTEEKFTFVNRNLPHELKEPLVEMIRVNGDVFAWTPADMLGIDPQVMSHHLAVKPGTRPVAQRRRKMSQKRAEEVARQTTSLLEVGFIRELDYLTWLSNVVLVKKQSGK; this is encoded by the coding sequence ATGGTCAAAACGGCCAGGgtgggaaccggcctcgtcaaacgaatcctTGTGGATACGGGGGCAGATTCAAACATTGTGTTCCGCAATGTGTTTGATGCGCTGGGATTACGGGACGCCGACCTAACGACTCACCAGCACGGTGTCATAGGGTTaagcgaccacttcatcaagccagacGGGGTAATATCTCTGCCGGTCTCCGTGGGACAGGGACAAGGGCGAAGGTCAATAATGGCCGAGTTCGTGGTTCTACGGGACTCCACTGCCTACAGCATCATTCTGGGGAGGAAAATGATCAACGATGTTGAGGCGGTAATCAACACGAAGCTGCTGGAAATGAAGTTTGTTGCTGATGATGGATCCGTAGGATCCATAAAAGGAGATCTAGAAACAgcagtcgcttgcgacaacgCCAGCCTCTCCTTGAGGAAGAAATCTAAAGAAGCGTCCGGAGTGTTCCTTGTTGACCTAGACACCAGGGTTGACGATAAGCCAAGATCAGAACCAGAGGGGGACCTAGAAAAGTTCAAGGTCAGCGACACAGAGGAAAAGTTTACATTTGTTAATAGAAACCTCCCgcatgaattgaaagagcctctggtaGAAATGATTAGGGTTAATGGAGATGTATTCGCCTGGACACCAGCCGATATGCTGGGCATAGACCCCCAAGTCATGTCACATCACTTGGCTGTCAAGCCGGGCACCCGTCCAGTGGctcaaagaagaaggaagatgtCCCAAAAAagagcagaggaggtggccaggcagacgaCCAGTCTTCTAGAAGTAGGTTTTATACGAGAACTAGACTACTTGACCTGGCTATCGAATGTAGTTCTAGTAAAAAAGCAGAGTGGTAAATAG